One segment of Theobroma cacao cultivar B97-61/B2 chromosome 9, Criollo_cocoa_genome_V2, whole genome shotgun sequence DNA contains the following:
- the LOC18590384 gene encoding UPF0481 protein At3g47200: MVGPCCSNQVNGENSHQVVRVMEAADMDETSHQVIRTMEAKINQPPKLLNKYAGNKSCCIFRVPESLAQINEKAYQPHIISIGPYHHGKEHLKMMQEHKWRFLGSLLHRIRRHNVGLFNLFQAIKQMEDSIRECYSETIGMDSHGLIEMMVLDGCFIIELFCIVGRLAETNLDDPIFNIQWILSFLMRDLLRLENQNPFFVLRTLFELTVLGSRQEHIPSLVRLTLGFFNYMAQRPIEVLEKHNNLTGRHLLDLFRMSFLPPSSEEASRNSNSSEEVSRNSTSIEETSRKSSSTEETSTFLQLIPSARKLHLAGIQFKLGKGDSFLDVRFSNGVLQIPLLTIDDFTSSVFLNCVAFEQCYNHRSNHITTYATFMGCLINTPSDAGFLRDHKIIENYFGTDEEIARFFNNVGKDVAFDIEKSYLSKLFQDVNEYYRNDWHVRWAGFKHTYFDTPWSFMSALAALILLIFTMIQAFFAIYAYIRPLKNPK, from the coding sequence ATGGTTGGCCCCTGCTGTAGTAACCAAGTAAATGGAGAAAACTCTCATCAAGTTGTCAGGGTCATGGAGGCTGCAGACATGGATGAAACCTCTCATCAAGTTATCAGAACCATGGAAGCAAAAATCAATCAACCACCGAAGTTGTTGAATAAATATGCTGGTAACAAGTCTTGCTGCATCTTCAGAGTCCCTGAAAGCCTCGCCCAAATCAATGAAAAGGCCTACCAACCCCATATCATTTCCATTGGTCCTTATCACCATGGAAAAGAACATCTCAAGATGATGCAAGAGCACAAATGGAGATTTCTTGGTTCCCTCCTTCATCGAATACGGCGACACAACGTTGGCCTCTTTAACCTCTTCCAAGCCATAAAACAAATGGAGGACAGTATAAGGGAGTGCTACTCTGAGACAATTGGAATGGACAGCCATGGTCTGATTGAGATGATGGTGCTTGACGGATGTTTCATTATCGAGCTGTTTTGCATAGTTGGCAGGTTAGCAGAGACTAATCTTGATGACCCCATCTTCAATATACAATGGATTTTGAGTTTCCTTATGCGAGATCTTCTTAGGCTAGAAAACCAAAACCCGTTCTTTGTGCTTCGAACTTTGTTTGAACTAACAGTATTGGGTTCGCGCCAGGAACACATTCCCTCCTTAGTTCGGCTTACCCTAGGATTTTTCAATTACATGGCACAAAGACCTATCGAAGTCCTGGAGAAGCATAACAATCTTACTGGACGACATTTACTTGATCTGTTTCGCATGAGTTTTCTCCCACCTTCCTCTGAAGAAGCGTCAAGAAATAGTAATTCATCCGAAGAAGTATCAAGAAATAGTACTTCCATTGAAGAAACATCAAGAAAGAGCAGTTCGACTGAAGAAACGTCGACATTCCTTCAATTGATCCCGTCTGCCAGAAAGCTACATCTAGCAGGAATTCAATTCAAGCTAGGGAAGGGTGACAGCTTCTTAGACGTTAGATTCAGCAATGGGGTGCTTCAAATCCCACTTTTGACAATAGATGATTTTACAAGCTCGGTCTTCCTCAATTGTGTTGCTTTTGAGCAATGTTACAACCACCGCTCAAACCACATAACAACGTATGCAACCTTCATGGGATGCTTAATCAACACACCCAGCGATGCAGGATTTCTCCGTGATCACAAAATAATCGAAAACTATTTCGGAACGGACGAGGAAATTGCTCGTTTCTTTAACAATGTAGGCAAAGACGTGGCGTTTGATATAGAGAAGAGCTATCTGTCGAAGCTTTTTCAGGATGTGAATGAGTATTACAGGAACGATTGGCATGTCCGATGGGCAGGATTCAAGCACACTTACTTTGACACCCCGTGGTCATTCATGTCAGCCTTAGCTGCCCTCATCCTCCTAATATTCACCATGATTCAGGCCTTCTTTGCTATCTATGCATATATCCGTCCTCTAAAGAACCcaaaataa
- the LOC18590387 gene encoding uncharacterized protein LOC18590387, with translation MQTSKKLNILHFLLSFVLFFTTSTAQHTPTNHCGKIELQTPFLSQNSTISSPLNRMIKCKSQKLYFRTSIGLFPISSIDYTSKTLTVSHPSCSSSQQYVSPALLSAGFPSPPHPNSLLLFNCSHKRHPKSSLIRNCTRLHICGAAFEVQEPEIKMPYSCLLVQDVEKLDTDFHPNDLSCSDYRRVYRRSLSEEDYEGVELGTRISFDIPDHVPDICNECKKPNGNCGVGLKCICHAKECKDKVISAARSLSTGISFLFPLFSIIVLMNFRRI, from the exons atgcaaacatccaagAAACTCAACATTCTACATTTTCTCCTTTCCTTCGTGCTCTTCTTTACCACCTCCACAGCCCAACACACTCCCACAAACCACTGTGGGAAAATTGAGCTTCAAACACCTTTCCTGAGTCAAAATTCCACTATCTCATCCCCATTAAACCGTATGATCAAATGCAAATCTCAGAAGCTATACTTTAGAACTTCTATTGGTCTTTTTCCTATCTCTTCTATTGATTACACTAGTAAAACACTAACAGTCTCTCACCCctcttgttcttcttcacAGCAGTATGTATCCCCTGCACTCCTCTCTGCTGGTTTCCCTTCTCCTCCTCACCCCAACTCACTTCTTCTCTTCAACTGCTCACACAAAAGGCATCCCAAATCATCATTGATCCGCAACTGCACTCGCTTACACATATGTGGAGCTGCTTTTGAAGTCCAGGAACCAGAAATTAAAATGCCCTATTCATGTCTACTTGTTCAAGATGTTGAAAAGCTTGACACTGATTTTCATCCAAATGATTTGAGTTGCTCAGATTACAGGAGGGTATATAGAAGGTCTTTAAGTGAGGAAGACTATGAAGGAGTTGAGCTGGGGACAAGGATTTCTTTCGACATTCCTGACCATGTACCAGATATCTGTAATGAATGTAAAAAGCCTAATGGCAATTGTGGTGTTGGGTTGAAGTGCATCTGCCATGCAAAAGAGTGCA AAGATAAGGTCATTTCGGCAGCCAGATCGCTGAGCACTGGTATTAGTTTCCTATTTCCCTTGTTTTCCATCATTGTTCTGATGAATTTCCGGAGAATATGA
- the LOC18590389 gene encoding uncharacterized protein LOC18590389 — translation MRDIVSCFSENAVNVSQSSCSSYSSHACIPPSLVPSVQNAVTGIYKVILSTEKQLLIKVTWCKNQTGQGLSINFGDDPSTCFKLNTNLRFFRKKKGNKMIESGHSKIEVFWDLSTAKYDAGPEPVDGFYVLVMVDSEIGLILGDMAEEAVIRKFKTTTPVAKVSLICRQEHCSGNTLYSTKAQFCDTGIVHDVLIKCSGEHEGLKHPVLSVCIDKKTVIRVKRLQWNFRGNQTIFVDGLLVDLMWDVHDWFFNPATGSAVFMFRTRSGLDSRLWLEEKLVQKGQDRVEFSLLIYACKST, via the coding sequence ATGAGAGACATTGTTTCTTGTTTTAGTGAAAACGCGGTAAATGTTTCTCAGTCTTCATGTTCTAGCTATTCTAGCCATGCTTGTATCCCTCCAAGCCTAGTGCCTTCAGTCCAGAATGCAGTCACAGGTATTTACAAAGTCATTCTTTCTACTGAGAAGCAGCTCTTGATCAAAGTCACTTGGTGCAAGAACCAAACTGGTCAAGGCCTAAGCATAAACTTTGGTGATGACCCGTCAACATGTTTCAAGCTCAACACGAATTTGAGGTTTTTCAGGAAGAAGAAAGGCAACAAAATGATTGAATCTGGTCATTCGAAGATCGAAGTGTTTTGGGATCTTTCTACTGCTAAGTATGACGCAGGACCTGAACCGGTAGATGGATTCTATGTCCTGGTCATGGTTGATTCAGAGATAGGCCTTATTCTAGGAGATATGGCTGAAGAAGCTGTGATCAGGAAGTTCAAGACTACCACCCCAGTTGCTAAAGTCTCACTCATTTGTCGGCAAGAACATTGTTCAGGCAATACACTTTATTCCACCAAGGCTCAGTTCTGTGATACAGGCATTGTACATGATGTTTTGATCAAATGTAGTGGAGAACATGAAGGCCTAAAGCATCCAGTTTTATCAGTTTGTATCGACAAGAAGACAGTGATTCGCGTAAAAAGGCTGCAGTGGAATTTTAGAGGAAACCAGACAATATTTGTTGATGGATTGCTAGTTGATCTGATGTGGGATGTGCATGACTGGTTCTTCAACCCTGCCACTGGTTCTGCTGTGTTCATGTTCAGGACAAGAAGCGGATTAGATAGCCGACTTTGGTTGGAGGAGAAATTGGTTCAGAAAGGTCAAGACAGAGTTGAATTCTCGTTGTTGATTTATGCCTGTAAGAGCACATAA
- the LOC18590386 gene encoding stress-response A/B barrel domain-containing protein At5g22580, which produces MEGFKHLVVVKFKENVAVEEIVKGMEKLVSEVDAVKSFEWGQDIEGQEMLRQGFTHAFVMTFDKKEDYTAFVSHPSHVEFSATFSTAIEKIVLLDFPSVLAKAPA; this is translated from the exons ATGGAAGGGTTCAAGCATCTTGTGGTTGTCAAGTTTAAGGAAAATGTGGCGGTGGAGGAGATTGTGAAAGGAATGGAAAAGCTGGTTTCAGAGGTCGATGCTGTCAAGTCCTTTGAATG GGGTCAAGACATCGAGGGTCAAGAGATGCTTAGACAAGGCTTTACCCATGCCTTCGTGATGACATTCGACAAGAAAGAAGACTACACTGCATTTGTCAGCCATCCCAGCCACGTTGAATTCTCTGCTACATTTTCAACAGCCATCGAGAAGATTGTGCTGCTTGATTTTCCATCTGTTCTTGCCAAGGCTCCAGCATGA